A window of the Thermodesulfovibrionales bacterium genome harbors these coding sequences:
- a CDS encoding NAD-dependent epimerase/dehydratase family protein: MKVLVTGGAGYIGSHVVKALGESGYEVLTFDNLSTGNKSVSYTHL; this comes from the coding sequence ATGAAGGTCCTCGTAACTGGTGGAGCAGGTTATATAGGAAGTCATGTTGTGAAGGCCCTTGGAGAGTCAGGGTATGAAGTTCTTACCTTTGACAATCTCTCAACAGGTAATAAATCTGTCTCTTATACACATCT